In the genome of Spirochaetia bacterium, one region contains:
- a CDS encoding iron ABC transporter permease: MGILAVVVSIIAIGAGASNLSFFSVVQTLLGHGTKQAKIIIFDIRLPRIIAACVAGIGLAVSGCVMQSILKNPLASASTLGVSQGAAFGAAFAIIVLGAGMTDQAADSVAIANPYLVTCCAFISSMLSTFVVLGLSRFRHITPETMILSGVALSALFSGGTTLLQYFSSDVKLASVVFWTFGDLGRASWKEIAVMSVVTSALLLYALYNRWNYNALLSGEQSAKSLGVSVDVLRMVGMVLCSLAAATIVSFVGIINFIGLIAPHLMRRLVGSDYRFLLPTSALCGALLMLLSDTAARMIISPIILPIGAITSFLGAPLFLYLLVKGADRC; encoded by the coding sequence ATGGGAATACTTGCAGTTGTTGTTTCTATAATTGCAATCGGGGCAGGGGCATCCAATCTGAGTTTTTTTTCAGTAGTACAGACACTTCTGGGACATGGGACGAAACAGGCAAAGATTATCATCTTCGATATCAGGTTACCGCGGATCATTGCCGCCTGTGTAGCGGGCATCGGCCTTGCAGTATCAGGTTGTGTCATGCAGAGTATCCTGAAGAATCCTCTTGCTTCCGCATCGACACTTGGAGTTTCTCAAGGAGCGGCCTTTGGGGCTGCCTTTGCCATTATTGTCCTTGGTGCAGGAATGACAGACCAAGCGGCAGATAGCGTTGCTATTGCAAATCCCTATCTTGTTACGTGCTGTGCCTTCATAAGTTCGATGCTTTCAACCTTTGTAGTTCTTGGACTTTCACGATTCCGACACATAACACCGGAAACGATGATACTTTCAGGCGTAGCCCTCAGTGCATTGTTTTCCGGAGGCACGACACTTTTGCAATATTTCTCATCTGATGTAAAATTGGCTTCTGTAGTATTCTGGACATTCGGAGACCTTGGACGTGCCTCATGGAAAGAAATTGCAGTAATGTCTGTAGTTACTTCTGCCTTGCTGTTGTATGCATTGTATAACAGATGGAACTACAATGCTCTTCTTTCTGGCGAGCAATCTGCAAAAAGCCTTGGTGTCAGCGTAGATGTGTTACGGATGGTAGGTATGGTCCTTTGTTCCCTTGCCGCTGCAACTATTGTTTCTTTTGTCGGGATCATCAATTTCATTGGCTTGATTGCACCGCATCTGATGCGAAGGCTGGTAGGAAGCGATTACCGTTTTCTTCTACCGACATCGGCATTATGCGGAGCCTTGCTGATGTTGCTCAGTGATACAGCGGCTAGGATGATCATCTCTCCGATAATCCTACCTATCGGAGCAATAACTTCATTCCTTGGAGCACCATTGTTTCTTTATCTACTTGTAAAGGGGGCAGACAGATGCTGA